A genomic stretch from Thermostichus vulcanus str. 'Rupite' includes:
- a CDS encoding sulfite exporter TauE/SafE family protein, translated as MVEGWVCLILFLATLTHGLSGFGLALVAVPLLQLVVSLQVATPLISLVSGMTVVAMAWRYRHALEWGSLLRLAGGATLTIPLGVWAAACWDERWIALMLGILLVLYALYRLLGLRLPELGSPHWAWLFGGLSGFLSGMANIGGPPAIIYANCRRWEPERFKSNLQGLFLSNLGTVMLSHTLQGNYTPQVLRLLGLGLPAIVIGFVTGLWLSRWIHPVQFRRLVLMSLVGIGLMLLGRSLSTLSGQG; from the coding sequence ATGGTCGAGGGGTGGGTCTGTCTGATTTTATTCTTGGCTACCCTGACGCATGGGCTGTCGGGCTTTGGCCTAGCGTTGGTAGCGGTGCCCCTGCTGCAGCTGGTGGTTAGCTTGCAGGTGGCAACGCCCTTGATCTCTTTGGTCTCAGGGATGACGGTGGTGGCGATGGCTTGGCGCTATCGGCATGCTTTGGAATGGGGATCCCTGCTGCGGTTGGCGGGAGGAGCTACGCTAACCATTCCCTTGGGGGTTTGGGCAGCGGCTTGCTGGGATGAACGCTGGATTGCCCTGATGTTAGGGATCCTCCTGGTTTTGTATGCCCTCTACAGACTTTTGGGGTTGCGACTGCCTGAGCTGGGATCCCCCCATTGGGCTTGGTTGTTTGGTGGGTTGTCCGGTTTTCTCTCCGGCATGGCCAATATCGGTGGCCCTCCCGCCATCATCTACGCCAACTGTCGGCGTTGGGAGCCAGAACGGTTTAAGAGCAATCTGCAGGGTCTTTTTCTGAGCAATCTAGGCACCGTCATGCTGAGCCATACCCTCCAGGGCAACTACACTCCACAGGTGTTGCGGCTGTTGGGGTTAGGGTTGCCTGCTATTGTTATCGGCTTTGTTACAGGGTTGTGGTTATCCCGCTGGATTCATCCGGTGCAATTTCGTCGTCTGGTGCTGATGTCACTGGTGGGGATTGGGCTCATGCTCCTGGGGCGGTCTTTATCAACTCTTTCGGGCCAGGGATGA
- a CDS encoding type I restriction endonuclease subunit R — protein sequence MSYLTEADIEQTLLEQLQHLGYTHLADVVTNPDGSHPERESYADVILSQRLRAALDRLNPTIPAAARDDAFKKIIATEKPNLIEENRRLHRALVEGIDVEFYAEDGTIRGDKVYAIDFANPSANDWLVLNQFTVIENGHNRRPDVVVFINGLPIAVIEIKSPSSATATLAAAYNQLQTYKTQIASLFRTNALLVTTDGLTARIGSLTADLERFMPWRTIDGSDIAPKGTPEMPVLIEGVFAKSRLLDLIQNFTVFGDSGSGICKIIAGYHQFHAVQKAVASTIIACTGEFETRPDRNRKAGVIWHTQGSGKSLLMAFYVGQLVRRPELENPTIVVITDRNDLDDQLFSTFAMCRDLIRQTPQQADSREDLQTLLNRASGGVVFTTIQKFAPTKGETTYPVLSDRRNVIVIADEAHRSQYGFKAKVDPKTGDIAYGFAKYLRDALPNASFIGFTGTPIEAADVNTPAVFGDYIDIYDISRAVEDGATVPIYYESRLARIDLPEDQKPQIDAEIEELFEDEEQSERAKLNQKWATVQALVGAEERLKLVAADLVSHFENRVAALKGKAMIVCMSRAICVKLYNQIVALRPDWHSPDDNEGTIKIVMTGSAADPQDWQPHIGTKARRDLLAKRVKDPNDPLQLVIVRDMWLTGFDAPSMHTIYIDKPMKGHSLMQAIARVNRVFRDKPAGLVVDYIGIAQRLKEALRDYSAQDQQQTGIDEREAIALMLEKYDVVRAMFHGFEYQRGLAGTPQERLVVMAEAIEWILEQQHQAAQQETDDNAKKQAHRRYQDAVLALSKAFALAAASDEARQIRDEVGFFQTIRAALGKGGFETNPYGKSAAEREFAVQQIIDRAVVSTEIVDILSAAGLSSPDISILSDDFLLEIQQMEKKNLALEALKRLLNDEIHSHSRTNVTEEKKFSERLEQAIARYHTNAISTVEVLQELINLAQDIKAARQRGEEQGLSAEEIAFYDALAENESAVKIMGNDSLKIIAHELLMSLKSNVTVDWAHRQSARARLRTIVKRILRRYGYPPDLQAAAVQNVLQQAEALSAAWVVGGSG from the coding sequence ATGTCCTACCTCACCGAAGCTGATATTGAGCAAACGCTCCTAGAGCAACTGCAACACCTCGGCTATACTCACCTTGCCGATGTTGTTACCAATCCTGACGGTTCGCACCCAGAGCGGGAATCCTACGCTGATGTAATCTTGTCCCAACGGTTGCGAGCAGCCCTCGATCGCCTCAACCCCACCATTCCCGCCGCCGCCCGCGACGATGCCTTTAAGAAAATCATTGCCACCGAAAAACCCAACCTGATCGAAGAAAACCGCCGCCTCCACCGCGCCCTCGTTGAAGGAATCGATGTCGAGTTTTACGCCGAAGATGGAACCATTCGTGGTGATAAAGTCTACGCCATCGACTTTGCCAACCCCAGCGCGAACGATTGGCTCGTGCTGAACCAATTTACTGTCATCGAAAACGGTCACAACCGCCGCCCCGATGTCGTGGTTTTTATCAACGGGCTACCGATCGCTGTCATCGAAATTAAAAGCCCCAGCTCCGCCACCGCCACCCTCGCTGCCGCCTACAACCAACTACAAACTTACAAAACCCAAATCGCCTCCCTATTCCGCACCAACGCCCTTCTCGTGACCACCGATGGACTCACCGCCCGCATCGGCTCCCTCACCGCCGACCTAGAACGGTTCATGCCCTGGCGCACCATTGATGGCAGCGACATCGCCCCCAAGGGCACCCCCGAAATGCCAGTGCTGATCGAGGGCGTGTTTGCCAAATCGCGATTGCTCGACCTGATCCAAAACTTCACCGTCTTTGGCGACTCTGGCTCCGGCATCTGTAAAATCATCGCCGGATACCACCAATTCCACGCCGTCCAAAAAGCTGTAGCCAGCACCATCATCGCTTGTACGGGCGAGTTTGAAACCCGCCCCGACAGGAATCGCAAAGCGGGAGTGATCTGGCATACCCAAGGCTCTGGCAAAAGCCTACTAATGGCCTTTTATGTTGGGCAATTGGTGCGCCGTCCCGAACTGGAAAATCCGACGATCGTCGTCATCACCGATCGCAATGACCTCGACGATCAACTCTTTAGCACCTTTGCGATGTGCCGCGATCTGATTCGCCAAACACCCCAACAAGCCGACAGCCGCGAAGACCTGCAAACCCTCCTCAACCGCGCCTCTGGCGGCGTTGTCTTCACCACCATCCAAAAATTCGCCCCCACCAAAGGGGAAACCACCTATCCAGTGTTGAGCGATCGCCGCAATGTGATTGTCATTGCCGATGAAGCCCACCGCAGCCAATATGGATTTAAAGCCAAGGTCGATCCAAAAACGGGAGACATTGCCTACGGCTTCGCCAAATATCTGCGAGATGCCCTCCCCAATGCTTCCTTCATTGGCTTCACTGGCACCCCGATCGAAGCCGCCGATGTTAATACCCCCGCTGTATTTGGAGATTACATCGACATCTACGACATCAGCCGCGCCGTGGAAGATGGCGCCACCGTCCCCATCTACTATGAAAGCCGCCTCGCCCGGATCGATTTGCCTGAAGACCAAAAACCCCAGATTGACGCAGAGATTGAAGAACTGTTTGAAGACGAAGAACAATCGGAACGGGCCAAGCTCAATCAAAAATGGGCAACAGTTCAAGCACTTGTCGGGGCAGAGGAGCGGTTAAAGTTGGTTGCCGCCGATCTGGTCAGCCACTTTGAAAATCGGGTTGCTGCCCTCAAGGGGAAAGCCATGATCGTCTGCATGAGTCGGGCGATCTGTGTCAAGCTTTACAACCAGATTGTCGCCCTCCGCCCTGACTGGCATTCCCCCGACGATAACGAAGGAACGATCAAAATCGTCATGACGGGTTCCGCCGCCGATCCTCAAGACTGGCAGCCCCACATCGGCACCAAAGCCCGTCGCGATCTGCTGGCTAAGCGGGTTAAAGATCCTAACGATCCTCTGCAACTGGTGATTGTGCGGGATATGTGGCTCACCGGGTTTGATGCGCCCTCAATGCACACCATATATATTGATAAACCCATGAAAGGCCACAGCTTAATGCAGGCGATCGCCCGCGTCAACCGAGTCTTTCGCGATAAACCCGCTGGCTTAGTCGTAGACTATATTGGCATTGCCCAGCGGTTGAAAGAAGCCCTCCGGGACTACTCCGCCCAAGACCAGCAACAGACAGGCATTGATGAGAGAGAAGCAATCGCCCTGATGCTAGAAAAATATGATGTCGTTCGCGCCATGTTTCACGGTTTTGAGTACCAGCGGGGGTTGGCTGGAACACCTCAAGAACGGTTGGTCGTGATGGCTGAGGCGATCGAATGGATTCTCGAACAACAACACCAAGCCGCCCAGCAAGAAACCGACGACAACGCCAAAAAACAAGCCCACCGCCGCTATCAAGATGCAGTACTGGCACTCTCCAAAGCCTTTGCCCTGGCTGCTGCCAGCGACGAAGCCCGCCAGATTCGCGATGAGGTCGGTTTCTTCCAAACCATCCGCGCTGCCCTGGGTAAGGGTGGGTTTGAAACCAACCCCTACGGTAAATCTGCTGCAGAACGGGAATTTGCTGTTCAACAAATTATTGATCGGGCTGTGGTCTCCACGGAAATTGTCGATATTCTCAGTGCCGCCGGGCTATCTTCCCCCGATATTTCCATCCTCTCCGATGACTTCTTGCTGGAGATTCAGCAAATGGAGAAGAAAAATCTCGCCCTAGAAGCACTAAAACGCTTGCTGAATGATGAGATCCATTCCCACAGCCGCACCAACGTTACCGAGGAGAAAAAGTTTTCGGAGCGATTGGAGCAGGCGATCGCTCGGTACCACACCAACGCCATCAGCACTGTCGAAGTCCTACAAGAGTTAATCAATCTGGCTCAAGATATTAAAGCTGCCCGTCAACGAGGAGAAGAACAAGGACTTTCTGCTGAGGAGATCGCTTTTTATGATGCCTTAGCTGAGAATGAAAGTGCCGTTAAAATCATGGGCAACGATAGCCTAAAAATCATCGCCCATGAATTGCTGATGAGCCTGAAATCGAACGTCACTGTGGATTGGGCACACAGACAAAGTGCCCGTGCCCGTCTCCGCACCATCGTAAAGCGCATCCTGCGACGGTATGGTTATCCTCCAGACCTACAAGCTGCCGCCGTTCAAAATGTCTTACAACAAGCAGAAGCGCTATCGGCTGCATGGGTGGTTGGTGGTTCGGGTTAA
- a CDS encoding transposase codes for MRYDPEKHHRRSIRLKGYDYSQAGAYFVTICTKDRQCLFGEIHAGDMFLNDAGLILYDVWYGLPNHYLHIELDAFVVMPNHIHGIIVLSDPPVGAGFKPAPTPTTSAPIAPIPTTSAPIAPIPTTSTPIAPIPTTSAPIAPTPTKRQPLSEIIRAFKTFSARRINAHQNTTGYPVWQRNYYEHIIRNEDSLDRIR; via the coding sequence ATGAGATACGATCCTGAAAAGCATCATCGGCGGTCTATTCGCCTCAAGGGATATGACTATAGCCAAGCCGGGGCATACTTTGTAACGATTTGTACTAAAGATAGGCAATGTTTATTTGGTGAAATTCATGCAGGCGATATGTTTCTCAATGATGCAGGACTAATTCTTTATGATGTATGGTATGGACTGCCCAACCATTATTTACATATAGAATTAGATGCATTCGTTGTAATGCCCAACCACATCCACGGCATCATCGTTCTATCCGACCCCCCCGTAGGGGCAGGTTTCAAACCTGCCCCTACCCCAACGACATCGGCACCAATCGCCCCTATCCCAACGACATCGGCACCAATCGCCCCTATCCCAACGACATCGACACCAATCGCCCCTATCCCAACGACATCGGCACCAATCGCCCCTACCCCAACCAAACGCCAACCCTTATCTGAAATTATTCGGGCATTCAAAACATTTTCGGCACGACGCATCAATGCCCATCAAAACACCACAGGTTATCCTGTATGGCAGCGTAATTATTACGAACACATCATCCGCAACGAAGATAGCCTCGATCGTATTCGCTAA